In bacterium, the following proteins share a genomic window:
- a CDS encoding sodium:solute symporter family protein — LATFSFIFDIILPFLLLFSISLLTRKNSEKVLNEFYAAVHTPTVADQQEDQRLLNEAIAHPEKVEQRKLFPGTQWEFWKPTKLDIWGFVLCWVLVALIILLYIVIMKIGA, encoded by the coding sequence CTGGCCACTTTTTCGTTCATCTTTGACATCATCCTCCCGTTTCTACTCCTGTTCAGCATCAGTCTGCTCACGCGAAAAAATTCGGAAAAGGTACTGAACGAATTCTACGCTGCGGTGCACACGCCCACGGTGGCGGATCAGCAGGAGGACCAACGCCTGCTTAATGAAGCCATCGCGCATCCGGAAAAGGTGGAACAGCGGAAATTGTTCCCAGGAACCCAATGGGAATTCTGGAAGCCGACCAAACTGGACATCTGGGGATTTGTGCTCTGCTGGGTGCTGGTGGCGCTGATCATTCTGCTGTACATCGTCATCATGAAGATCGGGGCGTAG